The following proteins are co-located in the Salvelinus fontinalis isolate EN_2023a chromosome 29, ASM2944872v1, whole genome shotgun sequence genome:
- the LOC129827471 gene encoding DNA-directed RNA polymerase II subunit RPB7: protein MFYHISLEHEILLHPRYFGPNLLNTVKQKLFTEVEGTCTGKYGFVIAVTTIDNIGAGVIQPGRGFVLYPVKYKAIVFRPFKGEVVDAVVTQVNKVGLFTEIGPMSCFISRHSIPSEMEFDPNSNPPCYKTTDEDIVIQQDDEIRLKIVGTRVDKNDIFAIGSLMDDYLGLVS from the exons ATGTTTTATCAT ATTTCCCTGGAGCATGAGATCCTGCTCCACCCTCGGTACTTTGGTCCCAATCTCCTGAACACTGTGAAACAGAAGCTCTTCACAGAGGTGGAGGGAACATGCACAGGAAA ATATGGGTTCGTCATTGCAGTGACCACCATTGACAACATTGGTGCAGGTGTCATCCAACCAGGCAGGGGATTCGTGCTTTACCCCGTCAAGTACAAGGCTATTGTCTTCCGTCCATTCAAAGGCGAGGTGGTAGATGCCGTGGTTACCCAGGTCAACAAA GTTGGCCTTTTCACAGAGATCGGCCCCATGTCCTGTTTCATCTCTCGTCAT TCCATTCCCTCAGAGATGGAGTTTGACCCCAACTCAAATCCTCCCTGTTATAAGACCACTGATGAG GACATTGTAATCCAACAGGATGATGAGATTCGGTTGAAAATCGTGGGAACAAGAGTGGATAAAAACGACATT TTTGCCATTGGATCCCTCATGGACGATTACCTCG GTCTTGTCAGCTGA